A region of the Pogoniulus pusillus isolate bPogPus1 chromosome 12, bPogPus1.pri, whole genome shotgun sequence genome:
TTTAATGTTGCTCATCTGGAATTACTAAGTGCTGATTTGACTGCTCAAGTGATGAGCAGGGTACATTAAACCTGTTTTCTGGTGACTAGGAAATTCCCACTAAAAGACCTGAGCTGTTTGTCTTAAATGTAAACACAAATTAGTTAATATATGTAATGAATATCTGTGTTCaacagcactgtttcctttagGTTCATATGAAGTCAAGTTAATAAAAGGCTTAATTAAATGCATCATTCCTGGCATGCTTCAAATGAATACATCGAGGcattgctctgctcagctcttttGTTCAGATACCTTCTGTGTCACAGACACAGGAAAGGATCAAACTGACTACCTCTGTCATGAAATTATTAATGAAAAGGTAGTATCCAATACTACTgtgaaaagaaatggaaaaaaatattttaaactggACCTTTTTTGGTCACTTATCAATGTTGTGACACAAAAGCTGTCAAAAGCAGGTTCCAAGTTTTCAGTAGTGGAAAAAAATGCATAGATGAAAATACTGTTGAATCTTGTACGATGGACAGACAGGCATGGTACTGCTCAGTCTACATTTTCAAACAAGTCTTGCAAACACAAGACAGTCAGAACATCAAGGTTAGGCTTTTTCTGGGTGTGACAGAAGATGTAGGCAAGAAATCATGATGCTTCAGTGGGCAAAAATACATCGCCTGGCTTGTTTAAATATACTTCACATTAGCATGTTGCTTTAAAGTGCATAAAGACATGGTCTGTCCTGAATTTTCAAGAGGAGTCAGTGCTACCTGTAGAACAGGAGAAACCATAAAAGACAAGAGGTAACAAACAACAAAAGGCTAATGAATTCATAGCAAATCTGATGAAGTGACCAAAATTTTACTATTCCATGAGCTGGATTCTGTGTCCTGCAGAAGAATTAAGAAGAGTACAGCAACTCCAACTCAACAAGCATCAATTAAATCTACATCAAATCATAGAAGTCTCTGATGGGAAAGGATGAACATTTGTGTGCCAGTATTGGAGGCTAGACTGCTGATCGCTTCTCTGTTCATTCAACAGCTGCTTCAGCCATGTCCTAGAGCAGTCTTTATGAAGACTACTTTAGAGGAAAATGCGCTGCTTCTTTTGTATATCAAGGACTTAGGGGCAGGGCAAACAGTGTTATTGCACAGCATCTgccttccttccagcccaaccataTGCTGTTCATTTTCTCTGAGAGACTCCTGGCTGGTGCTGTTCCCATGCCACTCTTCATTCCCACAAAATGGTGAGACTGCTTCTGACTGTGCTCTAATATAATGCCCACATAACCATCTTTTCTGTAAGCAGATATgtatgccatagaatcatagatccatACAATGGCAtgagttggaagaaacctccagagatcttcTAGTCAAACCACATCAGTCATAAATAGCAAATGAACAAAATCATTCCTCCAGGACAGACTCAAACTTAATCAGTTGCTGAGTTCAATCAGTACATATCAACAGTCTAAGCAGGAAGATCGCATATAACAGCTACACATAGGCATGCACACTTAGAGATGGTCCTCCTGCAAAATCAGGTTTGTGCAGTCTGTGGTGGGAAAGCAATGGATACCTGGACTTTGAGGATgtatcaacccagcaccagaaaCTGCAGTACATTGCTCCTGCAGCGATGAGAAGTGCAGTGCTCACCCAGCCCACATAGAGAGCAGATCCTAGTTCTCGTTTCAGTGGCATAGGGACTTCTGGATCATAGAAGTCATGAATTATGCTACCTGCAGTCCAGGACACAGGGATCAAAACAAGGATGCCCGTCAGGAGAAAGGCAACTCCAGCTGCCAGTAGAAAGATGCTGATGCCCTGCGAATCCTCCCTGGTCCGATGAGTGTACTTCACACCAACAATGGCCATCAAAAAGGAAATGATTGATAGGACCACTGCAGTGCACATGAGGGCTCTGAATGCCTCCAAGGGTGCAGGAAGAGCAAGGAGAGAATCGTAGAATTTGCACTGCAGCCTGATGCCCATCTGACTGATGCAGTCCATCCACAGTCCTTCCCAGATGGTCTCAAATACCACAATGTTGACACCAATGTAGGCAGAAACTCTCCACTGTGGCATAATTGTGGCTGCCAAAGTCCCAATCATGCCGATACCTCCAAATATCAGACCAGTGATTTGTAACACAAAGCAAGCCATGTTTCTTCTGAAAAAGACACCTCAAGTGAGGTGGCCTAGAAATTCTTCCAGAATTACTTTTTCATGGAAGAAATGCAACAGCAAGTATTTTCTCCAATAATTTCTTCATATGATAAGTCTCAGGGTTTTATTTTAAAGCAGCTTGCTTCAGTCTGAGGTTCAGGTAGGTGGAAGTCCATTTCTGACAGGCTGAAAGCACCTACTATTTATTTGCTTTGAAATCACCTCTGACTGCAGTGCCTACCTATCAAGCCTAACAAGTTTCCAGCCAATGGAAAACTAGAAGAGGAGTGTCATAGCTGATTTTACTGCTTCTCATAACATGCCTGTGGTGATGCTATAATTAAGTAAATGTCAGGGATTCAATTAAAGGTGCCTAGTTGCAGGATTAATAATTTCTTAACTGCAAGATTGCAGCTATGTTGAAATTTAGAACAGAAAGTCTGAACTTCCATCTGTTGAAATATTATGTAAAATAGGTCATTACATTTGCTCTTATGAGAAAAGGGACACACTGACTTGGTCTGTGACTTGCTTTCTAAGTGCTAAAGTCCTGGGAAAACATCTGATTTCTAATTTTTTTAATAAAGCCAGGAGGTACGTGGTGTAGCTCTTTAATGTAGATTCCTTGTTTTGATCAAATACAAAAGTATCATCATGATATTAGACAGGTACAGGAAAGTCAAGTACTCCAATCAACATCAAAGCTTCCCTCTACCAGTTGCATAAttcacaaggatgatgaagaaaaAAGCTGGCAGAGTTTCACAGCTTCTGCTTCTGAATCCACAAGTAAGGTCACTGTTAAGAAATAATCCTCTACAAAACTGTCTCCCCATTAGAAGGATGGTGTTGTCATTATCTTCCATGCTAATAATCTTCTCCAAGTACCATTAGGAGTGGTTGTGGATAAATGTCTAATGTGAGATTTTCTTTCAGTGTACAATGAGCCTTGAAAGAAGGCTGGGATCCTTCCCACAGGCATactctctgcctgcacagataGCTACAAGCCTGAACAAAAATGCACACCAAAGGCTGGTTTGCCTTGGGCAAGCTAGGAATAATTATTGCATAATGTTTTTAGCTTTCTTCTCACTACCTTGAAACAATAGTATATGATGACAGCACATGGGTGTTGTTGAAATTGATGTGTTTCTGGTTGGTTTGCCTTTGAACCAGTCGGTctaatgaatgaatgaatgaatgaatgaatgaaaaaATGAATGAATTAATAGATAGACAGACAAACAGACAAGTTGATTCACTAAAGACCATGAAGACCCCTAGAATTTCTGCCAAAGAAAGGTCTGTCAATTGCTTATGGCTTGTAGTGTTGCAGGCTTCATGTGTTTGGCAATATCAGACATTGCCTTTGAAGATATTGATGTAGTTAAAGGCTTAAGTACCTACACAATGTGTTGAAAGCAAATGCTAAAACCTGCAAAAAGGGAGTTGCCCATCTAAGCTGCTCGCAGCCCACAAAATCCTCTTCTTCCTAGAGTTGCAAACTGTAAGGAAGGAGTGACAAATAATGCAGATTATATGGTATAAGGTTACATGACTATGTGGAAAATACACCCAAGATAGCTGGGCAATTTGATTTCACCTTTAAGTCTGCTAGCAGAATCTGGAGATAAAAAGTTTCTTCAACTAAGATATGAAATGTAACCTTTATAAATCCAACACATTATCAGATTTGTCGTTAAAGAGATATTAATAAATGCATCACTCTTctgcaaatattaaaaaaatacgAAAGCACTTCAGCACTTCACTCAGTATCACAAAGAAGGAAGTGGCAGAAATTAAATCAGAAGTCATAGATGGTTATCTGTCTTAAAAAAACCTTTCTCTGGCAGAAGACTGCTTCCTTAGAAGAAAACTGAACACTAGACATGCCATTTAACTTGAGTACAGTCTTCATTCATCATGTAGGGCTTTTTTACCTCTGAATTCTGAAAACTatttgtttgttattttaaCTCTAGAAAAGAATCCAACTTATTATAGAAAAGCACTCTCAAAAATAGCATTAAAATGTCATTTTTTTCAACAGAAGAAATCTTTGTGCAACATTTTCAGACAGCCAGCTGTGGTTGTTTATAACTAAGTTTATAACTTCCAGCCTGGTTCtaaattataaaaatagaacagGAAAATTCCAAAGACattgaatagaaaaaaaaaaaaaagtaaaaggaaaataaataaggGGATTGTatgtaaaagaataataatagaTGTGTATATAATTCCATTTGCTTGCAGGTTAGGATGTAGTGTGCTGCACAAAttattctttcttccttttgctcttctccactctggctgctgctggctgatggTTTTGCTATGCTGACCTTGGCTGAGACTCTTATTATGGCTAAGTACTAAAAGCAGCC
Encoded here:
- the LOC135179984 gene encoding claudin-8-like — its product is MACFVLQITGLIFGGIGMIGTLAATIMPQWRVSAYIGVNIVVFETIWEGLWMDCISQMGIRLQCKFYDSLLALPAPLEAFRALMCTAVVLSIISFLMAIVGVKYTHRTREDSQGISIFLLAAGVAFLLTGILVLIPVSWTAGSIIHDFYDPEVPMPLKRELGSALYVGWVSTALLIAAGAMYCSFWCWVDTSSKSRYPLLSHHRLHKPDFAGGPSLSVHAYV